The Budorcas taxicolor isolate Tak-1 chromosome 5, Takin1.1, whole genome shotgun sequence genome includes a window with the following:
- the LOC128047455 gene encoding zinc finger CCHC domain-containing protein 17-like, with protein MNSGRPETMENLPALYTIFQGEVAMVTDYGAFIKIPGCRKQGLVHRTHMSSCRVDKPSEIVDVGDKVWVKLIGREMKNDRIKVSLSMKVVNQGTGKDLDPNNVIVEQEERRRRSFQDYTGQKITLEAVLNTTCKKCGCKGHFAKDCFMQPGGTKYSLIPDEEEEKEEAKSAEFEKPDTTRNSSRKRKKEKKKKKHRDRKSSDSDSSDSESDTGKRARHTSKDSKAAKKKKKKKKHKKKHKE; from the coding sequence ATGAATTCAGGAAGACCCGAGACCATGGAGAACTTGCCTGCTCTTTACACTATTTTCCAAGGAGAGGTTGCTATGGTCACAGACTATGGAGCCTTTATCAAAATCCCAGGCTGTCGGAAGCAAGGTCTGGTCCATCGAACCCACATGTCATCCTGTCGCGTGGATAAGCCCTCTGAGATAGTAGATGTTGGAGACAAAGTGTGGGTGAAGCTTATTGGCCGAGAGatgaaaaatgataggataaaaGTATCCCTCTCCATGAAGGTTGTCAACCAAGGGACTGGGAAGGACCTTGATCCCAACAACGTTATCGTTGAGCAAGAAGAGAGGCGGAGGCGGTCCTTCCAGGATTACACTGGGCAGAAGAtcaccctcgaggctgtcctgaACACCACCTGCAAGAAGTGTGGCTGTAAAGGCCACTTTGCAAAGGATTGTTTCATGCAACCAGGTGGGACCAAGTATTCTCTGATACCtgatgaggaagaggagaaagaagaggcaaAGTCAGCAGAGTTTGAAAAGCCTGACACCACGAGAAATTcttctagaaaaagaaagaaggaaaagaagaaaaagaaacatagagATAGGAAGTCATCTGACTCTGACAGCTCAGACTCTGAGAGCGATACAGGCAAGAGGGCAAGGCACACATCAAAGGACAGCAAGGcagcaaagaagaagaaaaagaagaagaagcacaaGAAGAAGCACAAGGAGTGA